A window of the Henckelia pumila isolate YLH828 chromosome 3, ASM3356847v2, whole genome shotgun sequence genome harbors these coding sequences:
- the LOC140889914 gene encoding uncharacterized protein, translating into MAENDATLIRLFRQLYFPPALCQAKAIELLNLKQGTLTIDEYQQKFIDLLPYCPHIGSGSEAKYDHFLQGLNLENFDRVIVCDDPTLYEGLVNRSGSFYHFVRQKDSRCEQCRRRHPPGQCRRASGTCIFYGEMGHLKKDCPNHMGAASGSGSGGGSHATVQKYQQSQ; encoded by the exons ATGGCAGAGAATGATGCTACATTGATAAG GTTGTTTCGtcagttgtattttcctccagcactTTGTCAGGCAAAGGCGATAGAGCTTCTTAATCTGAAGCAGGGGACTTTGaccattgatgagtaccagcagaagtttaTTGATCTTCTTCCCTATTGTCCGCATATTGGCTCCGGTTCAGAGGCAAAGTACGACCATTTTCTCCAGGGCCTGAACCTGGAGAACTTTGATAGGGTGATTGTTTGTGATGATCCTACGTTGTATGAGGGCTTGGTGAACC gATCCGGCAGTTTTTACCACTTTGTTCGTCAGAAGGATAGTCGTTGTGAGCAGTGTAGGAGGAGACACCCTCCAGGACAGTGTCGTCGTGCATCTGGTACTTGTATTTTCTATGGTGAGATGGGTCATTTGAAGAAGGACTGTCCTAACCATATGGGAGCAGCGAGTGGTTCTGGTAGCGGTGGAGGTTCTCATGCTACCGTCCAGAAGTATCAGCAGTCGCAGTAG